Genomic segment of Panicum virgatum strain AP13 chromosome 9N, P.virgatum_v5, whole genome shotgun sequence:
GGGAGCAGGCAGCACGCAAAAACAAAACTTCCTTCCAGCAGAATGCGAAGTCGCATGCGCAAAGAGCTTCGTGGGTCCCACTGCCAGTGATTCATAGGACACGACTCACAAGGATTGCACCAGCGCGGGAGCCGACGGAAGATGCTTGCAGGAGTTTTGCGGGTAGGAGAGAGAAGCCGCAGGAATAGGCATCCTCTTCCCTGGTTGCGGACGCTCCGCATCTGCATGCGAGACCTGCTGGAAAGGGACACAGTAGCTCCCGGCTCCCCATTTTCCGCATGCGAGGCCGGATAGGAGAGCCGCTGGAAACAGCCTAACACGGTGATGGCGAGTAGGACCAAGGCCACATCAGGCAGCACTGTGGAATGGGCAGACAAGACTTTGCTTCGGAGAACGGTAGAGTGCAGCAAATCGAGGGATCCTAGCTTAGGACATGTGTAGAGCTTCTGACCTCCCCGTGGGGATGCCGACCCAGAAGGTGTGGCACCCCCTCTTCTCGCTCGGGCCATCAAGATATACAGTATAAGGTGGAGCTGGGCCTTCTCACATAATGACACAACGTGAGAAACAATCTGGACTCTCCGGATGCTCTCACACAGTCACACTCACACATAATCGAATTCGCTCACTTGGAAGCGCCTTGTTGTAAGCACCCAGCACCCAAACACAAGAGCACCAAGCGCCCCAACCCCATACTGGATTTAGGGTGATTGCCATGTTAGAATTAGCCAGGCTTAAACATTAGAGGCTAATAACCCAagatcttaacataacctagttcatgacaaatcaatctaatgcggaaaaattggtaaacattataccagcgttagcagttgcagcagccatttacgcctgatccgtagaggaagtaggcgttcttgtcggtgtaggaGATGCAGCAACGAATCGGCGTCCTTCGGCGCCAAacgggagtgcttggccttccaaacccctccagtgcctttagcgatcagactagcggtggctagggttttagaatgAGATGAATGGGGttattaaggtgctaaccacgaccttatatttataggcactgtggggctgggggccagcctctggaaacgggcctaatgggcctgctgatcaaagcccattagggttttatcattaggtttccttaatcacgtttagatggtttaaacgcttccttaatagtgaagatcacaatatcttaactgaaatatttatttccaacattctcccacttgatcgaaTGGTTAAGGCTAATGTTCGTATCATACTAATGTTCACCCTTAGTAGTAACAGAAAGTACCGGACCAATGCGTCGTCAGTAGCTTGATGCACTACTGGGACTCCATTACCCACAGTCTCACTGAAACACCTCGGTAGAACGCTTATTCGTTAGTTGGGAGTCATAATGGCCCTAAACCAGGACCTAAAGACTATCCACCAAACCCATATTAGTAACGTTCTGCTTAAACACGTttggtggtaagcctttagtgagcggatccgctaacatagaattagttcttatgtgctcaatcttaatggttcgatcctggcatctttctttcacaacacgatacttaaggtcaatgtgtttggaagcaccacttgacttgttgttactcgaaaagaatactgcagactgattatcgcagtataacattataggttccgtaatgctgtcaattaccttgaggcccggaataaaattcttaagcCAAACAGCCTGTCCAGTTGCTTCATAGCATGCCACAAACTCAGCTTGCATCGTCGACGCTGCAACTAAACTTTGCTTAGAGCTTTTCCATGATATAGCTCCACCAGCTAACATGTAGATATATCCTGATGTAGATTTCCTACTATCCACACATCTAGCAAAGTCAGCATCAGTATAACCCACAACTTCAAGGTTATCTGATCTTCTGTATGTGAGCATGAAGTCTTTAGTGCCTTGGCAGTAACGTAATGCCTTCTTGACACCAACCCAGTGGACCTTTCCGGGATTTTTCTGATATCTTCCAAACATTCCGGTAGCAAATGCCAAGTCAGGGCGCGTACAGACTTGCGCATACAtcaggcttccgacagctgaagcataaggtatgtccttcatctcatctgattccaattggttcttaggacattgggcttcactaaacttaTCGCCCTTCGCTAATGGAATAGGTGTGGCCTTACTCTTATCCATATTAAATCTCTtaagcattttctcaatatatgctttttgagacaatcctagtactcctttggtcctatctcggtgtatctcaatgcccagaacataagaggcttcaccaagatctttcatatcaacattggatgaaagaaatccctttgtctcatgcagcatacgcttatcgctgctcgctaataggatatcatccacataaagcactagaattataaatttaccaccctttatcttagtgtagatacaattatccacatcattctccttaAATCCGAATTTCTTAATCACTTGATCGAATTTAAGGTTCCACTGTCTTGACGCTTGCTTAAGCCCGTAAATGGATTTCTTAAGTCTGCATCCTAAATGTTCCTTgcccttcacaacaaaaccttccggttgtgccatgaagatggtctcatccaagtcaccattaaggaacgcagttttgacatccatctgatgtagctctaagtcataatgagcTACCAGCGCCGTAACGATTCTGAATGAATCTTTCTTAGACACAGGGGAGAAAGTTTCATTATAATCAaccccttccttttgtgtaaaaCCTTTGGCTACAAGCCTTGCTTTGAATCGTTCGACATTCCCTCTAGAATCACGTttagtcttgtagacccatttacagcctactggtttgactccattaggaatatctaccagatcccaaacatcattggaactcatggacttaagctcttcttccatggcctcaacccatttggcagagttctcacatgatactgcctctctaaacgagttaggatcatcagcttTCCCAATATCATACATGTCTTCACTTAAGTATGTCTCACAATCAGGGAAAACTGTCTGTTTCCTAGCCCGCTGTGATCTTCTTAATGGTTCAACAGGCTGAGGTGCTGGTTGAGGTGCAGTCTGAGACACCTCGACAGGGTTCTCAACTTCAGCATTAGGTGCCATTTGCTCAGCTTGTTGTTCGCTCGCAGGATCAGGAGTTACTTCAACAGGCGGAGCAGCGCTAGTACTCTGAACAGGAGGCGTAATCTGAACAGATGGTGTACTCTGAACGGAAGGAACGAACAGCGGCACTAACTGAGGTGTTACTGTTTCTTGAATCACCGGGATGGGAAGCTCAGCCCGTATTTCTTCAAGATTAATTTCCCTCCTCGGAAAGCTCCCACTGATTCCTGCATCCTCTAGGAATACAGCCTGCCTGGTCTCAACGAACTTAGTGAAACGATCAGGACAGTAGAATCGGTATCCCTTAGACTTATCAGGGTATCCGATGAAATAGCAGCTCACCGTCTTatcatctaatttcttttgctgtggATTAAATAACTTAGCTTCGGCTGGACAACCCCACACACGCAAATAATTAAGCGATGGTTTTCTTCCCAAACCACAACTCATAAGGTGTTTTTGGCACGGATTTGGAAGGAACACGATTAAGTATGTGAGCAGCTAtttttaatgcttccatccaCAGCTCCATAGACAAAGTAGAATAACTAAGCATGCTGCGTACCATGTCCATTAGTGTACGATTACGACGCTCATCAACTCTGTTTTGCTGTGGTTCGCCCGGCATACTGTACTGGGCCTTTATGCCATTCTCTTCAAGATACTTAGCGAATGGTCCAGGTACTTGGCCGAATGGAGCATGTCTCCCATAATATTCACCACCTCGATCCGATCTCACTAATTTAATAGTGACATTATGCTGATTTTCCACTTCAGCcttgaatattttgaatttatctaaTGACTCGGATCGATCACGAATGGGGTAAATATAACCATAACGAGAGAAGTCATCTGTGAAGGTAATGAACGAGTCAAAACCATCAACAGACTTTACTGGGAACGGGCCACAAATATCagtatgaattatttctaataggCCCGAACTCCGAGTAGCTCCTTTCTTAATTGTCTTAGCGAATTTCTCCTTAATACAATCAACGCAATGTTGATCTAAGTCTGAGAGATCTAATGAATggagtatctcttctcttatgagacgctcaattctccccctcgaaatgtggcccaaacgacaatgccacaatttcgaagaagtctcatcatcacgcttacgcttatgcgatacatcatccacattcattgcagaataaactttatcaagagagagcaaataaagatcgccttgcaaatgaccaaggcccacacttaaattatgaaatttaatgtTGCACACAGAGCTGCCAAACTCACAAATATGTCCCGACTTATCTAAACGCGAAACAGAAATAAGGTTTCTCTTCAAACTgggaacataaagaacatcatgcAAACTAAGGTTGAAGCCGCCTGGTAACTCCAAATTGAAGCTCCCAATGCCTTCAACCTTCACTTCATTGCCATCAGCCACTCTTAGACTTCGCTCCCCCTCTCTTATAGTTCGGATCGAACTGAATACCTGCAGTGAATTGGAAATGTGCACAgtggcacctgagtcaatccaccaagtattgGGAGAAAAATTAACTAAGAATGATTCATCAATAAAAGATACATAATCAGTAATTGTACCTTTGTTCTTAAGCCACTCCTTAAATCCATGGCAATCCTTCTGCTCATGTTTAGGTGACTTGCAGAACTTGCACAGCCTCTCATTAGAGGTCTTCTTATGTGACACGGCCTTGCTCTTATGGCCCTTAAACTTTCTCttatgctgcctgctgctgccagactcagcctgatgcttaggagtgttgctcatgctaacacgcccaaagcgctcgctgaccatgttgacagcatccttcatcctctcagctttctgcctttcttcttcctcaacacaGTAGCTAATGAGCTCAGCCATGCTCCAAGTCGCCTTCTGAGTGTTGTAACTTATTTTGAAGGGACTGTACTGTGCTGGCAGAGAAGTCATGATGAAGTGCACCAGAAAACCATCAGAGATAGCCATATCCAGTGTTTTCAGCTTatttgccatgtcacacatgctCATAATGTGCTCCCTGATTCCACTTTGCCCATCATACTGTGAAGTCAGCATCTTCATGATCAGGGTGCTAGCATAAGTCTTGGAAGAACTCTTAAAGTTCTCCTCCACCTTGGCAAGGTATGCCTTGGCGCTCAGATCATTACCATCCTTGTCCTTATCAGGAATAGCACCACAGATGGCCGGAGTGATCGTGTTCTTAATGATCATGTTGGCCATCCTGTCTGATCTCTCCCACTTCTCAATGGCAGTACGATCACCATTGGGATCAGCGGGCTCTGCTGGCTTGTCTTGACGTAATGCAAGATCATACTCGCACACAGCAATGGCCACCTGAACATCTTTATACCAGCTGGGGTAGTTGGTGCCATTTAGGGGCTCAATGGACTTCAGGTAGCCCGTCACAgtgttcactgaaaatcatgagaacaataacttaattaaactcacaattaagatgcgcataagaagtatgaaattaaccctacgatggtctgattaaaatcatacataaatttcaatttgcatcaccgatggggaaaacaaacgaaatttatcattaaaactcgtaattaaatcaacgatggtcagaattaattacaagtgcTCTAAATAAACTTCCCGATGGTTCCATTTAAATAGAGTGCATCTTAATTGCTTAAGGTGGATGAACATAATTTTCAGCGAATAAATGCAATTAAATATGATTAAAAGCATTTAAATAACTCATGGAAATTAATTAACATAATGCTAGTAATAATAAGTGCAACAGAAATAATTAAAGCCTTTAAACATAACAGCAATTAAAATTAAACTTAAATCATAAGAAACAGTAATAGAAAAGGCTTTAAACATTAAATTGGGCTAAAACACGTAAAAGGCCCAAAAATTCTCCCCTGCGCGCGCGGCCCAATCTGCGCATTTGGCCCATTTGGCCCATCCCACGAAACCCTAATGTGGAGAAATCTGGACCGTTCATCAAGATCCGACGGCCAGGAACTAATTTGGTGCCGTATAAATAGATGAGCTGCTGTCTGAAAACCTAATCCAGCAGCCTCACTCCTTTCTTTTCTCCACGGGCAGCTCatgcccagccgccgccgctcagagGCCAGATCCGCTCAGaggctagcgccgccgcccagggtccggcagctggcgcgccagACCCCGCGCCGCGCGAGCCGTGGCCTGCATGCACAGCAGCCGTAGCCCGCCACCGCTTGGGCCGCCGCTGCTCATGCCCAGTGGTCGCCGCTGCTCCTCACGCGCGGGCGCGCGTCCAACGCGCCGCGTGGTGGGGCCGGTGGGCCCGGCCACCGCTGGGGAGCCCCGGCCTGCGCCGTGCGCCTGTCAGGCCCAGCCGCCGCTGATGCGCGCCTCATGCGCGGGCCCCGCCAGCCGCTGCGGCGTGGGTGCCAGCAAGCCC
This window contains:
- the LOC120692128 gene encoding uncharacterized protein LOC120692128; the protein is MAISDGFLVHFIMTSLPAQYSPFKISYNTQKATWSMAELISYCVEEEERQKAERMKDAVNMVSERFGRVSMSNTPKHQAESGSSRQHKRKFKGHKSKAVSHKKTSNERLCKFCKSPKHEQKDCHGFKEWLKNKGIQFDPNYKRGGAKSKSG